A window of Macadamia integrifolia cultivar HAES 741 unplaced genomic scaffold, SCU_Mint_v3 scaffold337, whole genome shotgun sequence contains these coding sequences:
- the LOC122068052 gene encoding cyclic pyranopterin monophosphate synthase, mitochondrial: protein MFLRRITATFPSSIRCFSSNGGHDLTAAIAELNKEMESVFGETPPTDLSGSVNLSAAPEPQLIPRGTDENEQRLTHISRTGEAQMVDVSSKGISKRVAIAGCKVLLGSKKVFDLVSENQVAKGDVLSVAKIAGISGAKQTSNLIPLCHNISLTHVRVDLTLNEKAFSVEIEGEAASTGKTGVEMEALTAVTIAGLTVYDMCKAASKDIEITDVRLLHKSGGKSGSWSRKQ, encoded by the exons ATGTTTCTCCGGCGCATCACAGCAACTTTTCCTTCTTCTATAAGATGTTTCAGCAGTAATGGCGGCCATGATCTTACAGCTGCAATTGCAGAACTCAATAAG GAAATGGAGTCGGTATTCGGCGAAACTCCTCCGACTGACCTTTCTGGCTCTGTCAACTTGTCTGCTGCCCCAGAACCTCAGTTGATTCCTCGGGGAACTGACGAAAATGAACAACGCTTGACCCACATTAGCAGAACAGGGGAAGCGCAAATGGTGGATGTTTCTTCCAAAGGCATCAGCAAGAGAGTCGCCATCGCTGGGTGCAAAGTTCTTCTGGGTTCtaagaaggtgtttgatttgGTCTCTGAGAATCAGGTGGCCAAAGGGGATGTCCTCAGTGTGGCGAAGATTGCAGGAATTAGTGGAGCTAAGCAGACTAGCAACCTTATCCCATTGTGTCACAACATCAGTCTGACTCATGTCCGTGTGGACCTGACCCTGAATGAGAAGGCTTTCAGTGTTGAGATAGAAGGAGAAGCTGCTTCCACTGGGAAGACAGGGGTGGAGATGGAAGCACTAACAGCTGTGACGATTGCTGGTCTAACTGTGTATGACATGTGCAAGGCTGCTTCAAAGGACATAGAGATAACGGATGTAAGGCTCCTGCACAAAAGTGGTGGCAAAAGTGGGAGCTGGTCCAGGAAGCAGTAA
- the LOC122068049 gene encoding F-box protein At5g03970-like, whose product MSTVKGHDLVDETCVPAKKACINKWNGRPYSQKYHEILEIRKTLPVWEIKEEFFQALKANQSLILVGETGSGKTTQIPQFVLDAVDLETPDKDKSMMIACTQPHRVAAISMARRVAEEMDLTIGKEVSYTIQFEDCSSSKTVVKYLTDGMLLREAMTDPLLECYRAIILDEVHKRTSATDTALFGLLKEVLKNRPDMKLVVMSASTLEAEKFQDYFDGAPLMKVPRRLHLIKISYTQAQVRDNGADTDLRCSDDILTEILIRLPLKLVFRCKCVSKRWHHLISNPSFRDIYSTSPHCEHLVGFFQTPTMGRLVYFSPIKKKKGTARKRGSRCIKRQTFEFLATSPPSRVTCSAVEGGGGGGDFISLESSQEILNSLGNIICSSNGLLLCGIHPSTYYIFNPVTKEFYQLPPRLGKKWESSTSYIVGLVAANCDDVSTTSSIRYKVVHAQTRSCDAVSGNKVKIGTFSSETGKWRQSMVPLTGTGNYYLLDPPRKATVIRGAIHWLGYHIGVYDPYKVDGHMEMIATPPFQFIHKCVMGESTDNLLQIAVFNDTLTSIQVWVYHSNEGQWSLRHELPVGLLHRQIMLLDFHPHIPEAVFFNFHGYIYLQYFNITPRSEKVHYRGCAFEEIRPRPYFLPRWPTLLIQKLERCTA is encoded by the exons ATGTCCACGGTGAAAGGTCACGACTTGGTGGACGAAACTTGTGTCCCCGCGAAGAAAGCTTGTATTAATAAATGGAATGGCAGACCTTACTCACAAAAGTACCATGAAATCCTGGAGATAAGAAAGACGCTTCCTGTATGGGAGATAAAAGAAGAATTCTTCCAGGCTCTGAAGGCTAACCAGTCACTGATTTTAGTTGGAGAAACTGGTAGCGGCAAAACAACCCAG ATCCCTCAGTTCGTTTTGGATGCTGTTGACTTAGAGACTCCTGACAAAGATAAAAGTATGATGATAGCCTGCACGCAGCCTCATAGGGTTGCTGCGATATCTATGGCCCGTCGAGTTGCTGAAGAGATGGATTTAACAATTGGAAAAGAAGTCAGTTACACCATCCAGTTTGAAGATTGCAGTAGTTCAAAAACTGTTGTAAA GTATTTAACAGATGGTATGCTTTTGAGAGAAGCTATGACAGATCCCCTTCTGGAATGTTATAGAGCTATTATACTTGATGAGGTTCATAAAAGAACTTCAGCAACAGATACTGCTCTATTTGGGCTTCTGAAAGAAGTACTGAAAAATAGGCCTGATATGAAACTGGTGGTGATGAGTGCCTCAACCCTTGAGGCCGAGAAGTTTCAGGATTACTTTGATGGTGCACCTCTTATGAAAGTTCCTAGAAGGCTCCATCTAATAAAGATCTCCTACACACAGGCACAGGTCAGGGACAATGGCGCAGACACAGATTTGCGTTGCAGCGACGACATTCTAACAGAGATTCTAATTCGTTTGCCACTCAAATTGGTCTTCAGATGCAAGTGTGTATCAAAAAGGTGGCACCATCTTATCTCGAATCCTTCTTTCAGGGATATTTATAGCACATCTCCTCATTGTGAACACCTGGTGGGTTTCTTCCAAACCCCAACAATGGGACGACTCGTTTATTTCAGCCctatcaagaagaaaaaaggaacagCAAGAAAGCGTGGTTCCAGATGTATCAAGAGGCAAACATTTGAATTCTTGGCAACATCACCACCATCAAGAGTGACTTGTTCAGCagtggaaggaggaggaggaggtggagatTTCATCAGTTTGGAATCATCTCAAGAAATTCTTAACTCGCTCGGCAACATCATCTGTTCTTCCAATGGTCTTCTCCTATGCGGTATTCACCCTAGTACCTACTATATATTCAACCCTGTCACCAAGGAGTTTTACCAACTTCCTCCTCGTCTTGGTAAAAAGTGGGAATCTTCGACTTCTTATATCGTGGGTCTAGTCGCTGCCAATTGTGATGATGTATCCACTACTTCATCAATCCGATACAAAGTGGTGCATGCTCAGACTAGAAGTTGTGACGCTGTCAGTGGAAACAAGGTTAAGATAGGTACTTTCTCCTCCGAGACGGGCAAATGGAGGCAATCTATGGTGCCGCTCACTGGCACTGGCAATTATTACCTCTTGGATCCACCAAGGAAGGCCACTGTGATAAGAGGAGCCATTCACTGGCTGGGTTATCACATCGGGGTGTATGATCCGTATAAGGTAGATGGGCATATGGAAATGATTGCAACTCCACCCTTCCAGTTCATCCACAAATGCGTCATGGGAGAGTCTACTGACAACCTACTCCAAATAGCAGTGTTCAATGATACATTGACCTCCATTCAAGTATGGGTTTACCATTCAAACGAGGGCCAATGGTCGTTGAGACATGAGCTGCCAGTAGGTCTACTACATCGTCAAATCATGCTATTGGATTTCCATCCTCATATTCCTGAAGCTGTTTTTTTCAATTTCCATGGTTACATCTATCTCCAATACTTCAACATTACTCCAAGATCGGAAAAAGTGCATTATCGTGGCTGTGCCTTCGAAGAAATAAGGCCGCGACCATATTTTCTCCCACGTTGGCCCACTCTCCTTATCCAAAAACTAGAAAGATGTACTGCCTGA
- the LOC122068051 gene encoding SUN domain-containing protein 5-like yields the protein MKKPRNPSIDNHNATTITKTTDINSGKSFFNVSLSLVFSLWFIIFLFYSKCGYSHGNGNESKNYANGMLLKFNFSINSINVVQDHNFADSKYSLRETNMLEDSDGNFQGYTDLACTVQPQEIKANRTEQEQTRERVSLPIYIDLDEFQNKTMQGKREVQSQVGNITHRLEPGGEEYNYASSSKGAKVLTHNKEARGANNILERDQDKYLRNPCSVEHKFVVIELAEETLVDAFKIANFEHYSSNFKNFELSGILSFPTETWTPLGNFVAANVKHAQRFMLLEPKWVRYLRLSLLSHYGSEFYCTLSLLEVYGVDAIERMLQDLIVVSEEPGLDQSLNHTSSIGTKSSIKEPGSNERDVSSQVQIAADAVGKGLDNIDDGQRPNIEVTKNTVSKSNIPNPVLEARHQNNGRIPSDTVLKILMQKMKSLELNLSFLEEYIKQLNRSQRDVLPELDKEISRCTLLMEKVKSEIKGLIEWKEITEKGINELEWWKSVVVYRIDALDRENRMLRLGIEKVLTDQASLENKELAMLAVSFFFACIAALKLVSEQVLSFFKNSHPEKVHKTSRSWVLILFSSSVVTFITLL from the exons ATGAAGAAACCTCGAAATCCCTCCATAGATAACCACAATGCCACCACCATCACGAAGACCACCGACATCAACAGTGGAAAGAGCTTTTTCAATGTCTCATTGTCCTTGGTTTTTTCACTCTGGTTTATCATCTTCCTGTTCTATTCCAAATGTGGCTATAGCCATGGAAATGGAA ATGAAAGCAAAAATTATGCGAATGGAATGTTATTAAAGTTCAACTTTTCCATTAACAGTATCAATGTGGTTCAAGATCACAACTTTGCAGATTCCAAATACTCACTTCGTGAAACAAACATGCTGGAAGACTCAGATGGAAATTTTCAAGGTTACACCGACTTAGCCTGTACAGTACAGCCACAAGAAATAAAGGCTAACAGAACAGAACAAGAACAGACAAGGGAGAGAGTATCTCTTCCTATCTACATTGATCTAGATGAGttccaaaacaaaacaatgCAAGGGAAGCGCGAGGTGCAAAGCCAGGTTGGGAACATTACCCATCGGCTTGAGCCCGGTGGTGAAGAATACAATTACGCCTCATCCTCAAAGGGAGCAAAAGTTTTGACTCATAACAAGGAAGCTAGAGGAGCAAATAACATCCTAGAAAGGGATCAAGACAAATACTTGCGGAATCCATGTTCGGTGGAACACAAGTTTGTTGTCATTGAGCTTGCTGAGGAAACTTTGGTTGATGCATTCAAGATCGCAAACTTCGAACACTACTCTTCTAATTTCAAGAACTTTGAATTGTCTGgaattttgagttttccaacCGAGACATGGACCCCATTGGGAAATTTTGTTGCTGCAAATGTTAAGCATGCCCAGAGGTTCATGCTCCTTGAACCCAAATGGGTGAGATACTTGAGGCTAAGTTTACTGAGTCACTATGGCTCAGAATTCTACTGCACATTGAGTTTATTGGAGGTGTATGGGGTTGACGCAATTGAGCGTATGCTCCAAGACCTCATTGTGGTTTCTGAAGAACCAGGTTTGGATCAGTCACTGAATCACACCAGTTCAATTGGAACAAAGTCTTCAATAAAAGAACCAGGTTCCAATGAGAGGGATGTATCTAGTCAAGTTCAAATTGCAGCGGATGCTGTTGGCAAAGGGTTAGATAACATTGATGATGGGCAAAGGCCTAACATTGAGGTCACCAAGAATACAGTATCAAAGAGCAACATTCCTAATCCAGTTTTAGAAGCTAGGCATCAGAATAATGGGAGAATACCAAGTGATACCGTTCTAAAGATCTTGATGCAAAAGATGAAGTCTCTTGAGTTAAACCTGTCATTTCTGGAAGAGTATATCAAGCAGTTGAACCGGAGTCAACGAGATGTTTTGCCAGAGCTTGATAAGGAGATATCTCGATGCACCTTGCTAATGGAGAAAGTCAAATCTGAAATCAAAGGCCTCATAGAGTGGAAAGAGATTACG GAAAAGGGAATTAATGAGCTCGAATGGTGGAAATCTGTTGTGGTATATCGAATTGATGCATTGGACAGAGAGAATCGAATGTTGAG ATTAGGCATTGAGAAGGTTTTAACTGATCAAGCAAGTTTGGAAAATAAAGAGCTTGCCATGTTAGCTGTGAGTTTTTTCTTTGCTTGCATTGCGGCTCTCAAGCTAGTTTCGGAGCAGGTCCTATCTTTCTTTAAAAACTCTCACCCTGAGAAGGTCCACAAGACAAGTAGAAGTTGGGTTTTGATACTGTTTAGCAGCAGTGTAGTAACCTTCATCACCTTATTGTAG